ACGCGGCGAGCCCAGGCGAGTTGCTGTCCGTCGTACGACCAGGCGGGATTGCCCTCGGCCGCCCCGTACGCGAGATCCCCCTGGGCGCCGGTGTTGATGTCCAGCCACCGCACGGCGCTGACCATGCCGCGGCTCGGGCTGTAGCGCGTCATGGTGTAGGCCATCAAGGCGCCCAGAGGATGCCACCTGAGCTCGTGGGCGCTGTCGGCGACCTCGCCGACGTAGCGCGCGCTGCGGCCGTCCGGGTAGCGGGTCCAGACCTGGGTGCGGCCGGGAATGCGCTGGATGAAGGCGAACTGGGAGGCCCCCGAAAGCCAGGTGGGCGAGACCTGGGTCCCCTCGACGTCGGGGGTCAGGCACCGCTCGTCGCTGCCGAGGCCATCCACCCCCCAGATGCGCCCGCCGCGCTCGAAGACGATGAGGTTCGGGGCAAGGGGCGTGCCCTCGCGCGGCAAGGGGACGTCCACCAGGCGCTTCTCGCCGGGGAGCAGGCTGAACACCCGCGCGGCGCGGGCGTAGCCCGGCGCCGAGAAGCGCACGCTGGCACTCGCGCCGAGCCCGTCGAGCGAAAAGCGCCCCTGCGCATCGGTCCGGATCGCCTTGCCCTCGCCCACCTGCACCGTGGCCCCGGCAAGCGGCCGGCCGGAGGGATACTCGGTGACCGTGCCGGAAAGCACCGTCGGGGCGCTGCGATCGAACAGCGCGCACGAGGTCGCAAGAAGCGCGATCGCAGCCGAGGCGAGCAGCTTCCTCATCGAGCAT
The sequence above is a segment of the Pantanalinema sp. genome. Coding sequences within it:
- a CDS encoding carboxypeptidase regulatory-like domain-containing protein — its product is MRKLLASAAIALLATSCALFDRSAPTVLSGTVTEYPSGRPLAGATVQVGEGKAIRTDAQGRFSLDGLGASASVRFSAPGYARAARVFSLLPGEKRLVDVPLPREGTPLAPNLIVFERGGRIWGVDGLGSDERCLTPDVEGTQVSPTWLSGASQFAFIQRIPGRTQVWTRYPDGRSARYVGEVADSAHELRWHPLGALMAYTMTRYSPSRGMVSAVRWLDINTGAQGDLAYGAAEGNPAWSYDGQQLAWARRVSPKPWQIWVAGAKGERPRVLVPRGNGVEPAWSPSGAQLAYASNASGTWEIYMAGLATGLSDRLTESPPGAWCRRPIFSPEGDAILYESNYHPGLAQLQETSGLYLMRLADRSVRLVAPDARSAAWQGGIH